Proteins encoded in a region of the Mucilaginibacter sabulilitoris genome:
- a CDS encoding IS110 family RNA-guided transposase has product MEFEFFIGIDVSKNELDFAVQQGSRFLFHQEIANAPAAINTFLKELGKLPGFSLSKAIFCMEHTGIYNNHALACLHKKKAHICLQAATQIKNSLGNIRGKNDKVDAMRIAWYAYKEREGLRLWEPKREAVQQLAHLAATRLRLITVKKQLKVPLKEHASFSPGKTSKQNLQACSHSLKAIESDIARTERAIEEVIIADKELTRIFKLATSVSGIGKVTAVQVIVTTNEFKDISDPKKFACYSGVAPFTDNSGKVVKKARVSHMANKKVKTLLHLAAIVAIQHNQDLKRFYQRKVLQEKKNKMSVINAVRNKLILRLFACVNQNRPYEKNYQKLVA; this is encoded by the coding sequence ATGGAATTTGAATTTTTCATTGGTATCGATGTGTCCAAAAACGAATTGGACTTTGCTGTTCAGCAAGGCAGCCGGTTTCTATTCCACCAGGAAATTGCTAACGCTCCGGCAGCAATCAATACATTTCTCAAGGAGTTGGGAAAACTTCCTGGGTTCAGCTTAAGCAAAGCTATTTTCTGCATGGAGCATACCGGCATTTATAACAACCATGCTTTGGCTTGCCTGCATAAAAAGAAGGCACACATTTGCTTACAAGCAGCTACCCAGATCAAGAACTCATTAGGGAATATCCGGGGCAAGAATGACAAGGTAGATGCCATGCGTATCGCCTGGTATGCTTATAAGGAGCGCGAAGGGCTGCGCTTATGGGAGCCTAAGCGCGAAGCTGTGCAGCAACTTGCCCATCTTGCAGCTACCCGGTTACGGTTGATAACTGTTAAAAAACAATTGAAAGTGCCACTAAAAGAGCATGCGTCTTTCAGTCCCGGCAAAACCAGCAAGCAGAACCTACAAGCCTGCAGCCATTCCTTAAAGGCGATCGAAAGCGACATAGCCAGGACAGAGCGGGCTATAGAAGAAGTTATTATAGCGGACAAAGAATTAACCCGGATATTCAAACTGGCAACCTCAGTAAGCGGCATTGGCAAAGTAACTGCCGTTCAGGTCATTGTTACTACCAACGAATTCAAGGACATTAGCGACCCTAAAAAGTTCGCTTGTTATTCAGGCGTAGCACCTTTTACAGATAACTCCGGTAAGGTTGTTAAAAAGGCCAGGGTATCGCATATGGCCAACAAAAAAGTAAAAACGCTCCTACATCTTGCAGCCATAGTTGCTATACAGCATAACCAAGATCTAAAACGCTTTTACCAACGAAAGGTATTGCAGGAAAAAAAGAATAAAATGAGTGTCATTAATGCCGTTAGGAACAAACTCATATTACGCCTTTTCGCCTGCGTCAACCAAAACAGACCTTACGAAAAAAATTATCAGAAATTAGTTGCTTAA
- a CDS encoding YebC/PmpR family DNA-binding transcriptional regulator, with product MGRAFEFRKERKFKRWAKMAVQFTRLGKEIVMAVKAGGGDVNTNSRLRTAVQNAKAVNMPKDRVEAAIKRATSRDEKDYEELVYEGYAPHGVAVLVETATDNTNRTVANVRSYFTKTGGSLGKTGSLDFIFTRKSVFTFVPGDKDLEELEFELIDAGLEDLFVEADEEGNDIGVIHTAFEDFGKMQKALEELGVEVKSAKLERVPQSFHDVTEEQVADIMKLIDKLEEDDDVQAVYHNMAE from the coding sequence ATGGGAAGAGCATTTGAATTCCGCAAAGAAAGAAAATTTAAGCGCTGGGCTAAAATGGCCGTGCAGTTTACACGTTTAGGTAAAGAGATTGTAATGGCCGTAAAAGCGGGCGGCGGTGACGTTAACACCAATTCGCGTTTAAGAACTGCGGTACAAAATGCCAAAGCAGTAAACATGCCTAAAGACCGCGTAGAAGCGGCTATAAAAAGGGCTACAAGCCGCGATGAAAAAGATTACGAAGAACTTGTTTATGAAGGTTACGCGCCTCATGGTGTAGCTGTATTGGTTGAAACTGCTACCGATAATACTAACCGCACCGTGGCTAATGTACGTAGTTACTTTACTAAAACAGGCGGGTCATTAGGTAAAACAGGTTCGCTGGATTTCATTTTTACCCGTAAATCGGTTTTTACATTTGTGCCAGGCGACAAGGATCTGGAAGAACTGGAATTTGAACTGATTGATGCAGGACTAGAAGATTTATTTGTGGAGGCGGATGAAGAAGGAAATGATATTGGTGTAATACACACCGCCTTTGAAGATTTTGGTAAGATGCAAAAAGCGCTGGAAGAATTGGGCGTTGAAGTAAAATCGGCTAAATTGGAGCGTGTGCCACAATCGTTCCACGATGTTACCGAAGAGCAGGTTGCCGATATCATGAAGCTAATTGATAAACTGGAAGAGGACGACGACGTGCAGGCGGTTTATCACAATATGGCAGAATAA
- a CDS encoding LysR substrate-binding domain-containing protein, whose amino-acid sequence MISFAHRVFMEVAANLSFSKAAQVLFVTQPAISKHIKALEDQYKVPLFERKSNSILLTEAGSKLNEYLQQATEIERKIEYDLSVLSNLSQAAGHLRLGASTTIALYILPSILSGFQREYANVDVQLVNRNSEYILNALLNHEVDIGIIEVDNKLTTVSYTPFMSDEVIPVCSAKSPLAGKSLTLKQLVKTPMAVRERGSGTLNAVLKSLSAHHIKPADLSVKIRLGGTEALKNFILADQCLGFMPRPSIVRQLAEGDLVEVPVEGLKITRDFFFIRRKGTEDYGLTSNFINFALGHIGRKADSI is encoded by the coding sequence ATGATATCCTTTGCCCATCGCGTTTTTATGGAAGTTGCTGCCAACCTTAGTTTTAGCAAGGCCGCGCAGGTGCTGTTTGTAACACAACCCGCTATAAGCAAGCACATTAAAGCACTGGAAGATCAGTATAAAGTTCCTTTGTTTGAGCGTAAAAGCAACAGCATACTGCTTACCGAGGCCGGCAGTAAATTGAACGAGTACCTGCAGCAGGCCACCGAAATTGAACGGAAGATAGAGTATGATCTTTCGGTATTAAGTAACCTATCACAAGCTGCGGGTCATTTGCGATTGGGGGCCAGCACCACTATTGCATTGTATATTTTACCATCTATATTATCGGGTTTTCAGCGTGAGTATGCCAATGTTGATGTGCAGCTGGTAAACCGCAATTCAGAGTATATCCTTAACGCCTTGCTTAATCACGAGGTGGATATCGGCATTATTGAGGTTGATAATAAGCTCACCACTGTATCATACACACCTTTTATGAGCGATGAGGTGATACCGGTGTGTTCGGCTAAAAGTCCGCTGGCGGGTAAATCATTAACTTTAAAACAGCTGGTAAAAACACCAATGGCGGTAAGGGAACGCGGCTCAGGTACGCTCAATGCCGTATTAAAATCATTATCTGCACACCACATTAAACCGGCTGATCTTTCGGTAAAGATCAGGCTTGGGGGTACCGAAGCGCTGAAGAATTTTATCCTGGCCGATCAGTGCCTTGGTTTTATGCCGCGTCCATCCATTGTACGCCAGCTGGCCGAAGGCGACCTGGTGGAAGTTCCGGTTGAAGGATTAAAGATCACCCGAGATTTCTTTTTCATCCGCCGCAAAGGGACGGAGGATTACGGGTTAACCAGCAATTTTATCAATTTTGCGCTGGGGCATATTGGGAGAAAAGCAGATTCGATCTGA
- a CDS encoding NAD-dependent epimerase/dehydratase family protein yields MSEKILVIGANGQIGTELVVALRGIHGAENVIASDINDPGYAIRHSGPYELVNVLDKDNLHHIFDKHRPTQVYLLAAILSAIGEQKPKMAWDLNMTGLIHILDFAVEFKTAKVFWPSSIAVFGPNSPQFHTPQYCVMDPNTVYGFSKLAGERWCEYYFTKYGLDVRSIRYPGLIGWRANPGGGTTDYAVHIFHEALKKGKYESFLSADTALPMMYMDDAIRATISLMDAPADQITIRSSYNLAGLSFTPTQLAGEIKKLIPGFEISYADNDPRQAIADSWPKSIDDSYAQRDWGWKLEYDLAAMTSDMLSNLKNII; encoded by the coding sequence ATGAGCGAAAAGATTTTAGTGATTGGTGCCAACGGCCAGATAGGGACAGAACTGGTTGTAGCTTTACGAGGCATTCACGGAGCCGAAAATGTCATAGCATCTGATATTAATGACCCCGGTTATGCCATACGCCATAGTGGTCCGTATGAGCTTGTAAATGTGCTCGATAAAGATAATCTGCATCATATTTTTGATAAACACCGCCCTACACAGGTTTATTTGCTGGCAGCCATATTATCGGCCATAGGCGAACAAAAACCAAAAATGGCGTGGGACCTCAATATGACGGGGCTCATACATATACTTGATTTTGCCGTGGAGTTTAAAACCGCCAAAGTTTTCTGGCCAAGTTCTATAGCAGTTTTTGGGCCTAATTCGCCGCAGTTTCATACGCCGCAGTATTGTGTGATGGATCCTAATACTGTTTATGGTTTCAGCAAACTGGCCGGCGAACGCTGGTGCGAGTATTATTTTACAAAATACGGGCTCGATGTGCGCAGCATCCGTTATCCGGGGCTTATTGGCTGGCGGGCTAACCCAGGCGGCGGTACCACCGATTATGCCGTACATATATTTCACGAAGCTTTGAAAAAAGGAAAGTATGAAAGTTTTCTTTCGGCCGATACCGCTTTGCCTATGATGTATATGGATGACGCCATCAGGGCCACCATATCATTAATGGACGCCCCGGCAGATCAGATTACCATACGCTCATCATACAACCTGGCCGGTTTAAGCTTTACACCAACCCAGCTGGCAGGCGAAATAAAAAAGCTGATACCGGGTTTTGAGATCAGTTATGCAGATAATGACCCACGGCAGGCAATTGCCGATAGCTGGCCTAAGTCTATTGATGATAGTTACGCGCAAAGGGATTGGGGTTGGAAACTGGAATATGATCTGGCGGCTATGACCAGTGATATGCTGAGTAATTTAAAAAATATCATATAA
- a CDS encoding aminopeptidase P family protein, translating into MNLQLFDKQVYTDRRNILKQKIGSDGIILLLGNEDSSMNYKDNPYPFRQDSSFLYYFGLDVQSLAAVIDTDTGEEVIFGNELSMDDIIWTGTLPSVQEIAAMVGVTQTKPYDQVTHYVHKAITSGRRVHILPPYRPENKIKLAGWLNVSLQDVTDHVSLKLVKAVIAQRVIKSPLEIQEMEKAVSISVDMQLAVIKSTRPGIKEYELVAKANEVAIAANGRLGYGAIITTHGQTLHTHYYGNTLHDGHMVLSDIGAENEMHYGGDLTRTFPVGRSFTNRQKELYEVVLTAMDHAISMLKPGVKYKDIHLAASQKLVEGLTQVNLMKGNAAEAVAAGAHTMFFQCGLGHMLGMDTHDMEDLGEQYVGYTDTLKKETIFGLKSLRLGRELEAGYVLTVEPGIYIIPELIDRWQAEKKYADFINYDVLNTYRDFGGIRIEDNFLITDTGSHLLGKYLPKTLKEIEGLKG; encoded by the coding sequence ATGAATCTTCAACTTTTTGACAAACAGGTTTACACCGATCGCAGAAATATATTAAAGCAAAAAATTGGTTCAGATGGCATTATCCTTTTGCTGGGCAATGAGGATAGCAGCATGAACTATAAAGACAATCCTTACCCTTTCAGGCAAGACAGCAGCTTTCTTTATTATTTCGGGTTGGACGTGCAGTCGCTGGCTGCTGTTATTGACACCGATACCGGCGAAGAAGTGATTTTTGGGAACGAGCTGAGCATGGATGATATTATCTGGACAGGCACGTTGCCTTCGGTTCAGGAAATAGCCGCTATGGTGGGCGTTACCCAAACCAAACCTTATGATCAGGTAACACATTATGTGCATAAAGCCATAACATCGGGCAGGCGTGTTCATATTTTGCCACCATACCGTCCCGAAAATAAAATAAAACTGGCCGGTTGGCTCAATGTAAGTCTGCAGGATGTAACAGACCATGTATCCCTCAAACTCGTTAAAGCTGTTATAGCACAGCGTGTTATTAAATCGCCGCTGGAGATTCAGGAAATGGAAAAGGCGGTTTCTATCAGTGTTGATATGCAACTGGCCGTTATAAAAAGCACCCGTCCCGGCATTAAGGAATATGAATTAGTGGCTAAAGCTAATGAAGTTGCCATAGCGGCCAATGGCCGTTTGGGTTACGGCGCCATAATAACCACGCATGGGCAAACGCTGCATACCCACTATTACGGCAATACCCTGCATGATGGGCACATGGTTTTAAGCGACATAGGCGCCGAAAATGAAATGCATTATGGCGGCGACCTTACCCGTACCTTCCCGGTTGGACGAAGTTTTACCAACCGCCAGAAAGAATTGTACGAGGTGGTGCTTACCGCTATGGACCATGCCATAAGTATGCTTAAACCGGGAGTAAAGTATAAGGATATTCACCTTGCTGCCTCGCAGAAACTGGTTGAGGGCTTAACACAGGTAAACCTCATGAAGGGCAATGCCGCCGAAGCGGTTGCCGCGGGCGCGCATACCATGTTTTTTCAATGTGGCTTAGGGCACATGCTGGGGATGGATACCCATGATATGGAAGACCTTGGCGAACAATATGTTGGCTACACCGATACATTGAAAAAGGAAACAATATTCGGACTTAAATCGCTACGTTTGGGCCGCGAACTGGAAGCCGGTTATGTGTTAACTGTTGAACCCGGAATTTATATCATCCCCGAGCTGATTGACCGCTGGCAGGCCGAAAAGAAGTATGCCGATTTTATAAACTACGATGTGCTGAATACCTACCGCGATTTCGGCGGTATCCGTATTGAAGATAACTTTTTGATAACTGATACCGGCAGCCATCTGCTGGGTAAATATTTACCTAAGACTTTAAAAGAAATTGAGGGATTGAAAGGGTAA
- a CDS encoding aspartate-semialdehyde dehydrogenase produces the protein MKVAVVGATGLVGTKMLQVLAERNFPVTELIPVASEKSIGKEITFKGKQFKVVSVEDAIKMKPDVAIFSAGGSTSLQQAPLFAAAGTTVIDNSSAWRMDPTKKLVVPEVNANVLTADDKIIANPNCSTIQMVVALKPLHDKYKIKRVVVSTYQSVTGTGVKAVDQLFNERKGIDGPKVYPYTIDLNVIPQIDVFTENGYTKEEMKMILETKKIMGDDCIKVTATTVRIPVMGGHSESVNIEFANDFDLTEVRELLAKSPGIVVVDDPANLQYPMPLDAHDKDEVFVGRIRRDETQDNTLNCWIVSDNLRKGAATNAVQIAEYLAAAQLIGQPVEA, from the coding sequence ATGAAAGTCGCAGTAGTAGGTGCTACAGGATTAGTAGGCACCAAAATGTTGCAGGTTCTTGCAGAACGCAACTTCCCCGTTACAGAATTAATTCCCGTAGCTTCAGAGAAAAGTATTGGTAAAGAAATTACTTTTAAGGGTAAGCAATTTAAGGTGGTTTCTGTTGAGGATGCGATTAAGATGAAGCCGGACGTAGCAATTTTCTCGGCCGGCGGAAGCACTTCATTACAGCAGGCACCTTTATTCGCAGCTGCCGGTACAACCGTTATTGATAATTCATCAGCATGGCGCATGGACCCTACCAAAAAACTGGTAGTGCCCGAGGTTAATGCCAATGTACTTACCGCTGATGACAAGATCATTGCCAACCCAAATTGCTCAACCATACAAATGGTAGTGGCCTTAAAACCGCTGCACGATAAATACAAAATTAAAAGGGTAGTGGTTTCTACCTATCAGTCAGTAACCGGTACCGGTGTTAAGGCGGTTGATCAGTTATTTAACGAACGCAAAGGTATCGACGGACCAAAGGTTTATCCTTATACTATCGACCTGAATGTAATTCCACAGATTGATGTTTTCACCGAGAATGGTTATACTAAGGAAGAAATGAAAATGATCCTGGAAACCAAAAAGATCATGGGTGATGACTGTATTAAGGTTACCGCTACAACCGTACGTATCCCGGTGATGGGCGGTCACTCAGAATCGGTGAACATTGAGTTTGCCAATGATTTTGACCTTACCGAAGTTCGCGAACTGCTGGCCAAATCGCCGGGCATTGTAGTAGTTGATGATCCTGCAAACCTGCAATATCCAATGCCACTTGACGCGCACGATAAAGATGAAGTTTTTGTGGGCCGTATCCGCCGAGATGAAACCCAGGACAATACTTTGAATTGCTGGATAGTATCAGACAACCTGCGTAAAGGTGCTGCTACCAACGCTGTACAAATTGCAGAATACCTTGCCGCTGCCCAGTTAATTGGCCAGCCGGTTGAAGCATAA
- a CDS encoding type 1 glutamine amidotransferase domain-containing protein yields MASLSNRRVAILTEEGFEQVELTSPKAALQQAGATVDVVSPKSGTIKAWDKTNWGITVNIDKQLNEVSPDDYDALVLPGGVLNPDKLRQNQDAVAFAAVFLSEGKPIAAICHGPQLLIETKLIKGRRLTSYPSLQTDLKNAGADWVDEQVVVDNGLVTSRRPDDLDAFNAKMIEEIGEGIHHEA; encoded by the coding sequence ATGGCAAGTTTAAGTAACAGAAGAGTAGCTATCCTAACCGAAGAAGGATTTGAACAAGTAGAGCTCACAAGCCCTAAAGCAGCACTTCAACAAGCCGGTGCAACGGTAGATGTGGTATCGCCCAAAAGCGGTACCATTAAGGCATGGGATAAAACCAACTGGGGTATTACTGTTAATATAGATAAACAACTAAACGAAGTAAGTCCGGATGATTATGATGCCCTCGTATTGCCCGGTGGTGTATTAAATCCGGATAAACTGAGACAAAATCAAGACGCGGTTGCCTTTGCCGCGGTATTTTTAAGCGAAGGCAAACCCATCGCCGCCATTTGCCATGGCCCGCAATTGCTCATTGAAACCAAGCTGATCAAGGGACGTAGACTTACCTCATACCCGTCACTGCAAACCGACCTCAAAAATGCCGGCGCCGATTGGGTTGATGAACAGGTTGTGGTTGATAATGGACTGGTAACCAGTCGCCGGCCCGATGACCTGGATGCGTTTAACGCTAAAATGATAGAAGAAATTGGTGAGGGGATACATCATGAAGCTTAA
- the hemH gene encoding ferrochelatase — protein sequence MGKKAVLLVNLGTPDSPSTADVRTYLNEFLMDPRVIDINPISRTLLVRGVITPFRAPKSAKLYRAIWDDKTGSPLMHYSLLQQKALQQRLGDEYIVELAMRYQNPSIASALDRLKAALVDDIQVIPLFPQYASASTGSVYDKVMELLSQWPTKPNVSFINSFHDNEGMIATFADNALKHNPQTYDHVLFSFHGLPQRQLVKADHTHLHCLKASDCCQTITEANKFCYSAQSHQTAKLIAEKLNIPKEKYTICFQSRLGSDPWVQPYTSEIVARLAKEGKKSLLVFCPAFVADCLETVYEVTTEYGDEFKALGGEKVQLVESLNDSPIWIDALEKMVREN from the coding sequence ATGGGTAAAAAAGCAGTTTTATTGGTGAATTTGGGTACGCCCGATAGCCCCTCAACGGCAGATGTGCGTACTTATCTGAATGAGTTTTTAATGGATCCGCGGGTAATTGACATCAATCCCATCTCCCGGACTTTGCTGGTTAGGGGTGTTATTACTCCTTTCAGGGCGCCAAAATCAGCCAAATTATACCGCGCCATCTGGGACGATAAAACAGGTTCGCCTTTAATGCACTATAGTCTTTTACAACAAAAAGCATTGCAGCAGCGCCTGGGCGATGAATACATAGTAGAATTGGCCATGCGTTACCAGAACCCATCCATAGCATCGGCTCTTGACCGGCTTAAAGCGGCGTTAGTTGATGATATACAGGTTATACCTTTGTTTCCGCAATATGCCTCGGCCAGTACCGGTTCTGTTTATGATAAAGTGATGGAGTTATTGTCGCAGTGGCCAACTAAGCCAAATGTATCTTTCATTAATTCGTTCCATGATAATGAGGGCATGATAGCTACCTTTGCCGATAACGCGCTAAAACATAATCCGCAAACGTATGACCACGTGCTGTTTAGCTTTCATGGCTTGCCACAAAGGCAGCTTGTTAAAGCAGATCACACCCATCTGCATTGTTTAAAAGCGAGCGATTGCTGCCAGACCATCACCGAAGCAAATAAGTTTTGCTATTCGGCACAATCACACCAAACCGCGAAGCTGATAGCGGAGAAATTAAATATCCCTAAAGAAAAATATACCATTTGTTTTCAGTCGCGCCTGGGCAGTGATCCATGGGTACAGCCTTATACCAGCGAGATTGTTGCCAGACTGGCCAAAGAGGGCAAGAAAAGCCTGCTGGTATTTTGCCCGGCGTTTGTGGCCGACTGCCTGGAAACCGTTTATGAAGTAACCACAGAATACGGCGACGAGTTTAAAGCCCTCGGTGGTGAAAAAGTACAGCTGGTAGAAAGCCTTAATGATTCGCCCATCTGGATCGACGCCCTGGAGAAAATGGTTAGGGAGAATTAA
- the crtD gene encoding 1-hydroxycarotenoid 3,4-desaturase CrtD, producing MAAKKALIIGAGIAGIATAIRLALKGYRVEVFEANCYPGGKLSILEMDEFRFDAGPSLFTMPQYVDELFKLAGKNPEDYFKYQKLDTVCRYFYEDGTQLTAYADANKFANEISKATGEPVEAVKKHQANSSNIYNITNHVFLERSLHNIKTYLSRDALQSVFKFAQIDAFRTMHKANDASFKSDYLVQFYDRYATYNGSNPYTAPATLNVIPHLEQHYGAYFPDDGMYSIITSLVKLAESLWVNFYYQSPVDEIVLKNDKAEGIKVNDKLITGDLVVSNMDVWFTYSKLLKAHPRLHPKKTLNQERSSSALIFYWGIRKQFKELDLHNVFFSTDYKAEFDHIWKKKSIFHDPTVYLNISSKYKPDDAPEGCENWFVMINVPANTGQDWDSMIIEARFNILRKLTRILGEHVSDLILCESILDPWGIESKTSSYQGSLYGTSSNSKFAAFLRHPNKSPKISNLYFCGGSVHPGGGIPLCLLSAKIVSDLVEAKS from the coding sequence ATGGCTGCGAAAAAAGCTTTGATAATTGGTGCCGGGATTGCCGGAATTGCTACGGCAATACGCCTGGCCCTAAAAGGTTACCGGGTTGAGGTTTTCGAAGCTAACTGTTACCCGGGCGGTAAATTGTCTATATTGGAAATGGATGAATTCAGGTTTGATGCCGGCCCCAGTTTATTTACTATGCCCCAGTATGTAGATGAACTGTTTAAACTGGCCGGTAAAAACCCAGAAGATTATTTTAAATACCAAAAGCTTGATACGGTTTGTCGTTATTTTTATGAAGACGGTACGCAACTAACCGCTTATGCCGATGCAAATAAGTTTGCAAATGAAATTAGTAAAGCCACCGGCGAACCAGTTGAAGCAGTAAAGAAACACCAGGCCAACAGCAGTAACATTTATAATATTACTAATCACGTTTTCCTGGAAAGGTCGCTGCATAACATTAAAACTTATTTAAGCAGGGATGCTTTACAGTCCGTTTTTAAATTTGCCCAGATAGATGCCTTCCGAACAATGCACAAGGCCAATGATGCATCTTTTAAAAGCGATTACCTGGTGCAGTTTTATGACCGCTATGCCACCTATAACGGGTCAAACCCCTACACCGCGCCGGCTACGCTTAACGTTATACCGCACCTGGAGCAGCATTATGGTGCTTATTTTCCTGACGATGGCATGTACAGTATTATTACCAGCCTGGTAAAACTGGCCGAATCGTTATGGGTAAATTTTTATTACCAGTCGCCTGTTGATGAAATTGTGTTAAAGAATGACAAGGCCGAAGGCATAAAGGTTAATGATAAACTAATAACAGGCGATCTGGTGGTATCTAATATGGACGTATGGTTTACTTACAGTAAACTATTAAAGGCCCATCCGCGTTTACATCCCAAAAAAACATTGAACCAGGAGCGCAGCAGTTCGGCATTGATATTTTATTGGGGTATAAGAAAACAATTTAAAGAGCTCGACCTGCATAATGTGTTTTTCAGTACCGATTACAAAGCAGAATTTGATCATATCTGGAAAAAGAAGAGCATATTTCATGATCCTACAGTTTACCTTAACATCAGCTCAAAGTACAAACCCGACGACGCGCCAGAGGGTTGCGAGAATTGGTTTGTAATGATCAATGTACCCGCTAATACCGGTCAGGATTGGGATAGCATGATCATTGAAGCACGCTTCAATATATTAAGAAAACTCACCCGCATATTGGGCGAACACGTAAGCGATCTGATATTGTGCGAGAGTATCCTCGACCCCTGGGGCATTGAAAGCAAAACATCATCATACCAGGGTTCGCTTTATGGCACCAGTTCAAACAGTAAGTTTGCCGCCTTTTTAAGGCATCCAAACAAGTCGCCTAAAATTAGTAACCTGTATTTTTGCGGCGGTAGTGTGCACCCTGGCGGTGGTATCCCACTTTGCCTGCTTTCGGCCAAAATTGTGAGCGATTTGGTTGAAGCTAAATCCTGA